In Hevea brasiliensis isolate MT/VB/25A 57/8 chromosome 13, ASM3005281v1, whole genome shotgun sequence, a single genomic region encodes these proteins:
- the LOC110658858 gene encoding uncharacterized protein LOC110658858 produces MLKTVFGDFVDLFGEGSVIPELQDPNTWEELSRCLRKGGRITVNVGGRCVETKDKRRDGDVVMGDTLKAMHQVFGDDLFVLSLGNGKDDCSIALTWARTIYVLVWYCFYGASYTIELVE; encoded by the coding sequence ATGTTAAAGACGGTTTTCGGGGATTTTGTTGATCTCTTTGGCGAGGGTAGTGTGATCCCCGAGCTTCAAGATCCAAACACTTGGGAGGAGTTAAGCAGGTGTCTGAGGAAAGGCGGAAGAATCACGGTGAATGTTGGGGGTCGCTGTGTGGAGACGAAGGATAAGAGGAGGGACGGCGATGTGGTTATGGGGGATACTTTGAAGGCTATGCATCAGGTATTCGGTGACGATCTTTTTGTTTTGAGTCTTGGAAATGGAAAGGACGACTGCTCGATTGCTCTTACGTGGGCACGCACCATTTATGTGTTAGTCTGGTATTGTTTTTATGGTGCTTCTTATACAATTGAACTTGTGGAATGA